Proteins encoded in a region of the Leishmania panamensis strain MHOM/PA/94/PSC-1 chromosome 7 sequence genome:
- a CDS encoding hypothetical protein (TriTrypDB/GeneDB-style sysID: LpmP.07.0240) yields the protein MSLFSLPPDKTDPLPEPGDAEARRRTGSEDMESCCRLTAAEELRGHLLDCVSLYASRFEHSAVALACIGALFPSSLSSVQDDAPPDTLKVSEAEDGEPRSAGGAVDGSTVATVLFIHVEAGLGTCRGAAGEGDGEAATTLVGVVVAFQYWRGFSCVAERRYTSAAEAQDEAAALASMNLTVSEVLKMPQWQLISEQAAQESDHTDLSPIPRGSNMTQCLVGGEKTVAQYGAAYESLMALVVSTYL from the coding sequence atgtcgctcttctctcttcccccggACAAGACGGACCCGCTGCCAGAGCCCGGAGACGCCGAGGCACGGCGACGTACAGGGAGTGAAGACATGGAGTCTTGTTGCCGCCTTaccgcagcagaggagcTACGTGGTCACCTGCTGGACTGCGTCAGCCTCTACGCCTCCCGCTTCGAgcacagcgccgtcgctctcGCGTGCATTGGGGCGCTTTTTCCGTCGTCGTTGTCATCCGTACAGGACGACGCACCTCCCGACACCCTGAAGGTGAGCGAAGCGGAGGATGGTGAGCCGCGCTCGGCAGGTGGCGCCGTTGACGGCTCTACTGTGGCTACCGTATTGTTCATTCATGTTGAGGCCGGATTGGGCACTTGTcgtggcgccgctggtgaGGGCGACGGAGAAGCCGCGACAACGCTGGTGGGGGTTGTTGTCGCCTTCCAGTACTGGAGAGGCTTTTCTTGCGTTGCTGAGCGTCGTTACAcctcggcagcggaggcgcaggACGAAGCAGCGGCCCTGGCGAGCATGAACCTCACCGTGTCTGAGGTGCTGAAGATGCCGCAGTGGCAGTTAATTAGCGAGCAAGCGGCGCAAGAGAGCGACCACACCGATCTCAGCCCCATCCCGAGGGGCTCTAATATGACGCAATGTTTGGTTggtggagagaagacggTGGCGCAATATGGCGCCGCCTACGAGAGCCTCATGGCGCTCGTGGTGAGCACTTATCTCTAA
- a CDS encoding hypothetical protein (TriTrypDB/GeneDB-style sysID: LpmP.07.0270), with translation MLRFTKRLGEHVAMSAGVGFPVYKETRNFFWRQRVRNFRRRGPLGKLATLVGYGAASAGVYVATCLVVRTVHQPTVDALFAPGRDYTLEDWKDVEPTLQPGDVILMRGSGPVSWCITTLQFILSFLKPAALRYSHVAVVVAPAVIEYVSGDKGETSVSTATRHTEAGGAVLSSKASALSAPPYRVSNLSEVFERGAEPAAPGHGRQVPTAPARSVREQLRAEEAMLHSRPVIRRGAVILEAMDNKEFDVVDVKGNVTHDAVQLVEASRRLLSMTPSGVPAYHYFAVRRLHNYDHTPERERRLARFCEESEGRRMDSSLLYPLAFLWPRLHTRMHPLRQLITGEVSCSELIVELYQELGVVERRWRWVPLDPDTTALAPTPSNGAPRQGRARSGEQSGRGVAVPPPPPTLADVTDDRRSRSLHVYDYVYGRLDARAKRPVITRDRPLLPDTSVVESSEVIAAADVRLRSGRARLQLSWEHTDRMAGVASDYDRAVTGDTEEPACRQMKRHARATYHVDAAVPPIVLRAGDTFRGVDDRVYQLQWYYEHSSVATCPYHFAEGAGESMLHFAADLNLGRESPMRIVREEDALSRAVEEN, from the coding sequence ATGCTTCGCTTCACGAAGCGGCTCGGCGAACACGTCGCGATGTCCGCTGGCGTTGGCTTCCCGGTGTATAAGGAGACGCGCAATTTCTTCTGGCGTCAGCGAGTTCGTAacttccgccgccgcggacCTCTCGGGAAGCTCGCAACGCTGGTTGGCTACGGAGCTGCCAGTGCTGGTGTGTACGTGGCCACCTGCTTGGTGGTGCGCACTGTTCACCAGCCCACTGTCGACGCGCTCTTCGCACCCGGCAGGGACTACACCCTGGAGGATTGGAAGGACGTCGAGCCGACGCTGCAGCCCGGCGACGTCATTCTCATGCGCGGAAGCGGGCCTGTGAGCTGGTGCATCACGACGCTGCAGTTCATCTTATCCTTCTTGAAACCTGCGGCGCTCCGTTACTCTcatgtggcggtggtggtggccccTGCAGTGATCGAGTACGTTAGCGGCGACAAGGGCGAGACCAGCGTGTCCACCGCGACCCGGCATACCGAGGCGGGGGGAGCGGTCTTGTCCTCGAAGGCGTCGGCTTTATCCGCTCCTCCATACCGGGTAAGCAACCTCAGCGAGGTTTTCGAGCGAGGCGCTGAGCCGGCTGCACCGGGACATGGCCGCCAGGTGCCCACGGCTCCGGCTCGCTCGGTTCGCGAGCAGCTTcgtgcggaggaggcgatgcTGCACAGCCGCCCGGTAattcgccgcggcgccgtcatccTCGAGGCGATGGACAACAAAGAGTTCGACGTGGTGGACGTAAAGGGGAACGTGACGCACGACGCGGTGCAGCTCGTCGAGGCATCGCGGCGGCTGCTGTCGATGACGCCGTCTGGCGTACCGGCTTACCACTACTTCGCCGTTCGCCGGCTGCACAACTACGACCACACAccggagcgagagaggcggctgGCGCGCTTCTgcgaggagagcgaagggCGACGCATGGACTCAAGCTTGCTGTACCCGCTGGCCTTTCTATGGCCGCGACTCCATACCCGGATGCATCCACTACGGCAGCTCATCACGGGCGAGGTCTCCTGTAGTGAGTTGATTGTGGAGCTGTACCAGGAGCTCGGGGTGgtggagcggcggtggcgttggGTACCACTGGATCCCGACACCACTGCCCTCGCGCCGACCCCCTCGAATGGGGCTCCTCGGCAAGGGAGAGCAAGGAGCGGTGAGCAAAGCGGGAGGGGCGTGGCggtgccacctccgccgccgaCTCTGGCGGACGTGACGGACGATCGCCGCAGTCGGAGTTTACATGTGTACGACTACGTCTACGGTCGACTCGACGCGCGTGCCAAGCGGCCTGTCATTACACGCGATCGCCCACTGTTGCCCGACACGTCCGTtgtggagagcagcgaggTGATCGCCGCAGCTGACGTACGGCTTCGCTCTGGCAGGGCTCGACTTCAGCTGTCATGGGAGCACACGGACCGTATGGCAGGTGTCGCCAGCGATTACGACCGCGCTGTCACTGGCGACACCGAGGAACCCGCCTGCCGGCAGATGAAGCGGCATGCGAGGGCGACGTACCACGTTgacgcggcggtgccgccgatTGTACTGCGGGCTGGTGACACGTTCAGGGGCGTGGATGATCGCGTGTACCAGCTGCAGTGGTACTATGAGCACAGCAGCGTTGCAACGTGCCCCTACCATTTTGCAGAGGGCGCTGGGGAGTCGATGCTCCACTTCGCTGCTGATCTAAACCTTGGCCGCGAGTCGCCCATGCGCATTGTccgcgaggaggacgcgctgTCGcgtgcagtggaggagaaTTAG
- a CDS encoding phosphatidylglycerophosphate synthase, putative (TriTrypDB/GeneDB-style sysID: LpmP.07.0230) — protein MPVLLVYFILLAIAAGATFALFGEVAEADVAPTDALEFFSAATPNSSSTTTSSLSAASSPDAAAGMKAGDGDRSVCESHATPADESGITHIKALLMKCGVPLQQQEMVSFLARHCCILPVKSHTVRVLSHPTVFYEELKKRVMAAQHSITLSALYIGDGPLSRAFVVCLEERVRWAAAGGHPFSITILLDYNRMLDRKNLASLKTLMELAQKTASTASLPVDAASAGANASSLTALSSSSLGSSSVFDDGELSVAEGVDDGSSDVASAATTTPSAAASTGVRVRLFLYQNPSRWNRLFAPLGRAKEALGVQHTKIFVFDQRHTILTGANLSDDYFATRMDRYMIVEDNTLVARWFTRLVNTVNRVSHPVVCRKEFAEQLPGGGAAHGSRTPNKGCGLWHASHAASSFSGEAAAAVSSSAPAPLPSPVAWMVERVSRAVSPLWTSVVPQREGSPTLHRKSDLVILSNALKIDPSADTGRFCARTNSLLHDFATWAQRMCAAENVDWSCYDTFLFPTVQVGRAGVYHDSVIVKQLLRLSTAEEHIFLTSPYLNMYASFVDELLHGTSYVDCITASVQTNGWNGQAGMAGRIPLFYLQLERSFYYLMKAYNCLRRVHIREFSVKGLTFHAKGLWFVGRRCQSAAVTTLGKDGEDDARQHHDSHGADAAATDPCAPESIAAPYLVAYGSTNYGYRSVHKDVEAEAFVLTTNDTLRETLRQELLFLLHKSARVTETQFVGTAVGRFQPVISLMAHLGQDFL, from the coding sequence ATGCCTGTTCTGCTCGTGTacttcatcctcctcgccatcgccgctggGGCCACTTTTGCGCTCTTTggagaggtggcggaggcagaCGTGGCGCCGACGGACGCGCTGGAGTTCTTTTCGGCTGCGACACCcaactccagcagcaccacgacATCTTCGTTGTCTGCCGCTTCCTCGCCAGACGCGGCCGCCGGGATGAAGGCCGGCGATGGCGACCGTAGTGTTTGCGAAAGCCATGCCACACCAGCCGATGAGAGCGGCATAACGCACATCAAGGCACTGTTGATGAAGTGTGGCGTGCCacttcagcagcaggagaTGGTCTCCTTCTTGGCCAGGCACTGCTGCATACTGCCGGTGAAGTCGCACACTGTCCGCGTGCTGAGCCATCCCACCGTCTTCTACGAGGAGCTGAAAAAACGCGTCATGGCAGCACAGCACTCCATCACTCTCTCAGCCCTCTACATTGGTGATGGGCCCCTTTCGAGAGCCTTCGTGGTGTGCTTGGAGGAGCGCGTGCGATGGGCTGCGGCAGGTGGccaccccttctccatcACGATCCTGCTCGACTATAACCGCATGCTGGATCGAAAGAACTTGGCGTCGTTGAAGACGCTGATGGAGCTGGCACAGAAGACGGCAAGCACGGCCTCGCTGCCCGTTGACGCAGCGTCAGCAGGAGCGAACGCGTCCTCGCTGACGGCGCTCTCGTCATCCTCACTGGGTAGTTCTTCAGTCTTCGATGACGGCGAGCTGAGCGTCGCGGAGGGGGTCGATGATGGCAGTTCAGATGTCGCCTCGGCTGCCACTACCACccccagcgctgctgcgtcgaccggggtgagggtgcgcctctttctctacCAGAACCCGAGCAGGTGGAATCGACTCTTCGCCCCCCTCGGACGAGCCAAGGAGGCGCTCGGCGTGCAGCACACGAAAATATTTGTCTTTGACCAGCGCCACACCATCCTCACCGGGGCGAACCTCTCGGACGACTACTTCGCCACCCGCATGGATCGCTACATGATTGTGGAGGATAATACCCTCGTTGCGCGGTGGTTCACGCGGCTCGTGAACACGGTGAATCGCGTGTCGCACCCCGTCGTCTGCCGCAAGGAGTTCGCGGAGCAGCTccccggcggtggcgctgctcatgGAAGTCGTACGCCTAACAAGGGCTGTGGGCTGTGGCATGCTTCTCATGCCGCTTCGTCGTTTTCAggtgaggcagcagcagctgtgagcagctccgcgccggcgccgctgccatctcCGGTAGCTTGGATGGTGGAGCGGGTGAGTCGtgcggtgtcgccgctgtgGACGTCGGTGGTGCCGCAACGTGAGGGGTCGCCGACACTGCACCGCAAGAGCGACCTTGTGATCTTGTCAAACGCACTCAAGATTGACCCCTCCGCTGACACCGGGCGTTTCTGCGCTCGCACCAATTCTCTTCTGCACGACTTTGCCACATGGGCACAGCGGATGTGCGCGGCGGAGAACGTTGATTGGAGTTGCTACGACACGTTCTTGTTTCCTACAGTGCAGGTGGGGCGTGCGGGGGTGTACCACGACAGCGTCAtcgtgaagcagctgctgcggctgtccACCGCCGAGGAACATATTTTTCTGACCTCGCCATACCTAAATATGTACGCGTCCTTCGTGGATGAGTTGTTGCACGGCACGAGCTACGTAGACTGCATCACGGCGAGTGTGCAGACAAATGGCTGGAATGGGCAGGCGGGCATGGCTGGCCGCATCCCTCTCTTCTACCTGCAGCTCGAGCGCTCCTTTTATTACCTCATGAAGGCGTACAACTGCTTGCGTCGGGTGCACATCCGCGAGTTCTCCGTGAAGGGTTTGACCTTCCACGCTAAGGGCTTGTGGTTCGTGGGCCGGCGGTGCCAATCAGCCGCTGTCACCACCCTAGGCAaggacggcgaggacgaTGCTAGGCAGCACCACGACAGCCACGGCGCCGATGCCGCGGCTACGGACCCGTGCGCTCCGGAGAGCATCGCTGCCCCGTACCTTGTCGCGTACGGCAGCACCAATTATGGATATCGCTCCGTCCACAAGgacgtggaggcggaggcgttTGTGCTAACCACGAACGACACACTGCGTGagacgctgcggcaggagctgctctttctcctccacaAGTCTGCGCGAGTCACGGAGACGCAGTTTGTGGGCACGGCGGTGGGCCGCTTCCAGCCTGTCATCTCGCTGATGGCTCACCTTGGCCAGGATTTCTTGTAA
- a CDS encoding hypothetical protein (TriTrypDB/GeneDB-style sysID: LpmP.07.0250), which produces MRYFRALRARQDIVEFLVRRGRLADIQMLNFFSIHLDREISAATAAAAVPRSTPEAGSAGSGEESVHPAKQDEKAAVAAATSDTKSTEAAAAAEAGAQRVQKLEARKKAWKAFRDRSDVVRQLATKEGPMAWLKEVYSGDDKWSSYFTAVRAVVTHAGGGAPTKLKASGMATAISSGYAQIAKMAAGSEGGQCRQHGSTYATPAAHALPKSIRVVLRLEGGKGVAPKYVMGSVPLNQPGAVEQRIVNGVLQVRLDNADAVQCESLSVEQVTSYQHVLVTMAYSAILRKMAEVGALHATNTVRYDGLLIRNPAVQMRLAQLACFRYGIDCLTDYVVGDPEVTDGDDAAEPFSSFSEPLQIPLMESIMLRIYAEHALMDGIDGMWEMVRDTSLVVAVPHRSNPTKIIDYPYIAELFNSPKYLLTSSNGTTEEQSMAFLYPLLAQCSSSGSRAGGSRTGIGGMLEGLIGLTAGHSYGSVRLAAPHVNLTGLAKTLELDVAKLLNVIATEKGKLDPGFVISVAQYISEILANLAVIYRCTAALNVDEEGRGHREWLLAQAFGGSSAVRRQQILDGYIMERAATSAIRKSNSLDNYSTHPIELMNASPRNAKASSTDKAAST; this is translated from the coding sequence ATGCGGTACTTTCGTGCTTTACGTGCCCGTCAGGACATTGTCGAATTCCTGGTGCGCAGGGGCCGACTGGCCGACATTCAAATGCTGAACTTCTTCTCCATCCACCTAGATCGCGAgatcagcgccgccacggccgctgcggcagtgccaAGATCGACACCAGAGGCCGGCAGCGCGGGCAGTGGTGAAGAGTCAGTGCACCCCGCGAAGCAGGATGAGAAGGCAGCGGTAGCAGCTGCGACGTCAGATACGAAGAGCAcggaggctgctgcggcagcggaggcgggggcgcagcgcgtgcagaAGCTCGaagcgaggaagaaggcgtGGAAGGCCTTCCGCGACCGCAGCGATGTGGTTCGTCAGCTTGCCACTAAGGAGGGCCCCATGGCGTGGCTGAAGGAGGTGTACAGCGGCGATGATAAGTGGTCTTCATATTTCACAGCGGTGAGGGCTGTGGTGACGCacgcgggtggtggtgcgccgaCAAAGCTAAAGGCGAGCGGCATGGCCACTGCGATCAGCAGCGGCTATGCGCAGATCGCAAAGATGGCGGCCGGTAGCGAGGGAGGCCAGTGCCGTCAGCACGGCTCCACCTATGCTACCCCCGCCGCACATGCGCTGCCAAAGTCAATCCGTGTGGTCCTTCGGCTGGAGGGCGGCAAAGGTGTCGCGCCGAAGTACGTCATGGGCTCCGTGCCGCTCAATCAGCCTGGTGCAGTGGAGCAGAGGATTGTGAACGGCGTGTTGCAGGTGCGCCTCGACAACGCCGACGCTGTTCAGTGCGAGTCGCTGTCCGTAGAGCAGGTGACTAGCTACCAGCACGTGCTGGTCACCATGGCTTACAGCGCCATTCTGCGCAAGATGGCGGAGGTTGGCGCGCTGCACGCCACTAACACAGTGCGCTACGACGGACTGCTGATCCGAAACCCGGCGGTGCAGATGCGACTGGCACAACTCGCTTGCTTCCGCTACGGCATCGACTGCTTAACGGACTACGTCGTGGGCGACCCAGAGGTGACCGACGGTGACGACGCCGCTGAGCCCTTCAGCAGCTTTTCGGAGCCGCTGCAGATCCCCTTGATGGAGTCCATTATGCTCAGAATCTATGCAGAGCACGCTCTGATGGACGGCATCGATGGCATGTGGGAGATGGTACGGGACACCTCGCTCGTCGTGGCAGTGCCCCACCGCAGCAACCCAACCAAGATAATCGACTATCCATACATTGCGGAGCTCTTCAACTCCCCCAAGTACCTCCTCACGTCCTCGAATGGAACCACGGAGGAGCAGTCGATGGCCTTCCTGTACCCCCTATTGGCGCAGTGTAGTTCCTCCGGCAGCCGCGCCGGCGGCTCTCGCACGGGCATTGGCGGCATGCTCGAAGGCTTGATTGGGTTGACGGCCGGCCACAGCTATGGTAGCGTGCGTCTGGCGGCACCGCATGTGAACCTGACGGGCTTGGCCAAGACGCTTGAGCTTGACGTTGCCAAGCTGCTGAACGTGATCGCGACTGAGAAGGGCAAGTTGGATCCAGGCTTCGTGATCAGCGTGGCGCAGTACATCTCCGAGATACTGGCCAACCTCGCCGTCATCTaccgctgcaccgcggcgTTGAACGTTGATGAGGAGGGCCGCGGCCATCGAGAGTGGTTACTGGCGCAGGCGTTTGGCGGCTCCTCGGCGGTGCGCCGTCAGCAAATTCTGGATGGCTACATAATGGAGCGTGCGGCGACGAGTGCGATCAGGAAAAGCAATAGCCTCGACAACTACTCGACGCACCCGATTGAGCTGATGAATGCGTCTCCGCGGAATGCGAAGGCATCGTCGACGGATAAGGCGGCGTCCACGTAA
- a CDS encoding cytokine-induced anti-apoptosis inhibitor-like protein (TriTrypDB/GeneDB-style sysID: LpmP.07.0260) produces MSTPATTTQAFSLKTRQPIADEDALLTEEDRILKQATKGEDCTTRRRACKNCVCGRAELERKLEAEGKLPPEGITMPPGGCGNCAKGDAFRCANCPFLGQPAFDSTEDGKVKLNLTDDI; encoded by the coding sequence ATGTCCACGCCCGCCACCACGACGCAGGCGTTCAGCCTCAAGACGCGCCAGCCCATCGCCGACGAGGATGCCCTTCTCACGGAGGAGGACCGCATCTTGAAGCAGGCGACCAAAGGCGAGGACTGCACGACACGCCGTCGCGCCTGCAAGAACTGCGTGTGCGGCCGCGCTGAGCTGGAGCGCAAGCTTGAGGCGGAGGGCAAACTTCCACCGGAGGGCATCACGATGCCGCCAGGTGGGTGCGGCAACTGTGCCAAAGGTGATGCCTTCCGTTGCGCCAACTGCCCCTTTCTCGGCCAGCCAGCCTTCGATAGCACAGAGGATGGAAAAGTGAAGCTCAACCTCACAGATGATATCTGA